The Carassius gibelio isolate Cgi1373 ecotype wild population from Czech Republic chromosome B5, carGib1.2-hapl.c, whole genome shotgun sequence genome segment GAGTCCTGGACTTCTTGGAAGATTTGGATGCTTTGACATTTTTGACACTGGTATGCATTCTACAGCATTAACTGATTATTATCGTGTTGCCTGCAACATTTACTTTCTTTTTGAAAACAGGCTAAAACTCTGATCTGATTATTAAAAATAGTCTATGTTGGTACAGCGTATGTTGTTGGCGCGTGAGTGACGTATCCAGTGTCTCGCGCACGCGGACTCTGCTGTATACAGAGGGTGGGAGATGCGCTACACGTGCGCAGGCAGTACGGTGATGCAGTTATGCAGAGGGTGAAAGTGGCGTTAGATATGCGCAGtactcttttactgtctatgatttacAGATCTCCGTggagatatacacacacacacacacacataaatataatatgaaaacaTAGTACTTAAATtactcaaacagaaaaaaaaatattaatatttgaaaaaaaagtaaaagcattaaactgaattaaaaatatcaataaacactatatttaaatgatacttAAATAACACTGAAAGTACTAGCATTAAGCCTAACTAAATGAAAAGTTTCCCTAAAACACACATGTATATTACTACAGGGTAAATAGAAGTGGTTTTGGTGGTTTAAGTGTTTTACGCTTTGATACATTAATCAAAGACATTTGCCTGTATTCATACTTCTGAAATATGCCAAAGTATCAACAAGTGTTgggaataataacaataacacaaGAAAACAGggatttcaaaactttttttattattattatttgtcatgaaAGGCTTTTCAACAAGTGGATTGAGAAAGTTACATTTCAACTCTCAAACTGTAGGGGCCTTATGTGAAACTGAACTTATACACGGAACAAAGACACAAAACTAAAACGAGAACACAAGAGCACCAAAGCTTCAAGATATTTCATAACTTCTGTGACCTGATAGTCCTTTTtgaaatgagggagaaaaaaaataaacaaaatctgtAACATTTGATCAATGATAATTTTAAGGTATTCAGCACTCCAATTCCAAAATGACACTGTTTAACCATATAAGCATTTCTAAACAGTAAATTAGTAAAcctcaaacattttaaaatactgaaatCATACAGCACTTTCTTAGCCATGATGAAAccaaaatttgattaaaataaaaaataagatatgATATGAAAGTGcacataaattaatcaaataccACAAATACATCATGATActgaaacctgttttttttttcctgtcgagacaacaaaaaaaaaaacagaattgcatAGAAGCCTGTACTCTTTAGTCCCCCAAAACAAATGAAGCTATATTTCTTAAGACCAAAACTTGTTCTCAAGACAACGGAGATGATCTGATTTCAAATGCTATACATGTTCAATACAATCTTTACCTACTTATGAAGTGACACAGACAGTGAAGTGAACATTGCAATTTGTGAGGTCTTCTAAAACTGTATAATAATGACAATCTCTCTAGGGATGGTTTCATGATTGGATTTTTTTGGCCATTTTGGCCTCAAAATAGATATCACACAAGGACAATAAGTCTTCATTTAAAGAGTTATGTCTACAGATATATTCATAGAGTTCTCTGATAATGCAATCACTAAACTACAGTTATTTGTATTGATAAAGTAGGCATTACTATAGCAGATATTTGCCCTGTATGGCTAAGAAACCCCTGAGCACACACTTCACACCAACACGATtcaaatattgaatgaaaacacTCCAcgcatgaccaaaaaaaaaaaaaaaaaattttactaTTTATCCATGATTCTAAAATTGCTGTTTGTTATGACcgtatttttgtaatgtttttatctgatacaaatcaaaatgttaaaaaaagcacaacagaaccatttaaataacatttctcatctcaaatttaactgaaaactgaaatgatcatttattttagaAATCCCAGCACAGATACAGTATTTGAAGCagagcatataaatgaaaaaaaaaataataataataatctccacTCCAAAAAATGCCTCTATATCATCCCAGACAGGGAGTTTCAATATTCATattcatcatttaaaataatgttgtgtACTATGAATGCAATCTGAATTTCCTGTGCAAACTAGAAAGTTCACTGTAAAAAGTGACATAAGAGAACTGTGAGGACACTTAGAgcacattgtcagtgaacacaaacaACTTAAGCAAACATACAATGTAGTAGAACCAATCCATAAAATAAGagtgattttattttagttagtacAAACTAAAGTCTGTCCAGCCTCCAAGTAATGATGTAAAGTGAGACTCACATTAAACGTGCAGGGATGCGAGTGAGATCATGATGGTGGATTAAAGTACTGTAATACTTAGAAACCCCTGATGCAGGAGCTACTGGGAGAAAACAAGATAATGATCCAGAACTCATTTCTACCAGCTTTGTCTAAACGGACTTGAATCCACCTGAACACTCTTTCTTTAGATCAGAGGAGTTAAAGCAATAGGAGGAACAAAGAGATCAGGTTCGATTTCATTTTCTATCATGTATCTATGTCAGTAAGGGGCTGCAAATTGTGTCACCACAACATCACAGAAATGTCTGTAGTGTTAATCAAACCACAAAGCTTGAATAATCTTCAAATGAGGAGTTGCCAAAAAACTGCTGGTGCTTGCTTTGCTTTCCCTCAAGCATACCTTCATTTGACGTTTTTGGAAGGAACTTCTAATCGAATACATAAACGATTTCATTTTTGAACCGATAATAAAAACAACTGAATACACATTGTTTATCTCACTGTAGAAACATTCAGTTATGACAAGTGTACCATGTGAAGTGTTTAATAATTTGGTTGAGATTTGATCTTGGAGCACAAAAACCATAGAAAATTGCTTCTGgtgatttttatcttttttttttttatctttttcttttttttattagatgtcCAATTGTACAGTTATATagagaaattatataaaataaagtaatgtgcttaatataattaaaaacagatcttattaaaacataaaaaacgaaATAATGGAGTTAGCTATTTTTCATTAAGTTACTGCTTACATTGTATTTGTACAAGTGTTGTGTAGTTATAAATAGATATTTTCCTCTGTATAACATGATGTGAAAATGTCATCattgtatttttacattcatCTTCTTTGACTTCTCcacttaaaacaataattatgtcaaacacacacacacacacacacctctcttctAAATGATTGACCTTTTTCCCTATGCTGTGGTTCACAGATGAGGTGCGTTTTACGTGCGATTGAGTGTCTGGAAGATTCTGGAGATCTGGAGCATGACAGGACCTGTCTCAGGATCGTTCATCCACTGCGTGCTGTTCAGCGGGTTCTCCAGCATGTCCTCAAATGCTGCAAAGCCAAGAAAAATATCTCTCAGCCACATCCAACCAACAACAACTGACACCGACTGGACTGTGTCTACTTGAAAATACAGTTAAGTCTGTTGCACTTAATGATTCAACAGTGGTCTTGGACTCCAAACAAATGTTttaagaacttaaaaaaaaaattacatatgttAACAAAAAGTCCTGTAGATCATCTTTGTGTTATCATTGTCTTGTGGCACATTGTGTTATCAATGCCAAGGTCATGTTGCTTTGATTTCCAGGGAACACATACTGACAATAATTACATGTTtggaataattaacattttgtattGTTATTGAAAGAtgactcttatgctcaccaagtttacatttatttaatcataaatataCTTAAACAGTAAGTTGTGTGATGTAATgaagtttttaaaaatgaatatatgaatatatatattatatatatataataatatatatttaaaaaatatattaataaaaaatatcaattGGCAAAATATTACACAGTGTAGACACATTCTAGTTCGAGTCAGCTTTGCAAACGGGCAACCAGATAAAATTTGAACAGGGGACCAAAGTGGTCACTTGAAGAGCACTTTGGTTTAAATGGGACAAACTGTGCAGACCTCAGCAATATTTTCAGCACTTCCAAGATTAAGCCCTTTTTGCAACCATGGCTAGAAACTGGAAGCCACTTCTGAGCAAGTCATAATTCTggatattgttaaaaaaaaaagaaatgtggcaaaacctTAAAGGATTTCTAAGTAGCTGCTGTGATCTGATGAAATGAAAATTGAGCACTCTGGCCTAAAAGCAAAGTGTTGTGTTTACCACAAACCACACAGAGCCCAACACCCAGATAACGTCATCCTGCAATCAAGCACAATGGTGGCACAACCACTGGTCTGggtgactgtttagctggaggGACTGGAAAACTCACCATATTAAGCCAAATGGCTAGAATCAAGTAAACACTTGAAAACCTTGAAATAACATGTTTTGATCATTCTTCGACAGAAAAGTAGCAAAATACAATAGATTTGACAAAGCTGGGGCAAATGCTTTGAAGAACCCTTGAGTATACAGGGGGGAAAAAACTCACCCAGAAGAGTCTTGGGGTTTGTGAGACCAAGCTGTACAACTGGGTTCTCCAGGATGGCCTGAAACAGGGGACTGTTGGTATCAATGCCCTTGTCCAGATCCTCAGGGGTGGGCTTTCTGTCACCAAGCAGCCATTCACACTGTGTGAATGATACACAGATATACACAAAGATATGGAGTAAAAATGTGACCTTGATAAATGTTgtttaactaaacaaaaacatgatttaaCCACACATTTGACTGAATATCACTGAGCTCATTTAGTCTTAGCTGACATAGTTGAAATAACTCATGAATCTGAATCTTTACATACAGCTGCTTCCTGTTGATTATTATTGACGCGAAGGGCATCAATCACTTCCTTCTCATCGAAGCCCATCTCCATCAGCCCACTGACtgcctgcacacaaacacacagacaagaTGATGCATCTCATTGAAAAGATTCCACAGCAAGACAGAAGAAGCTACTTAATGTGAATTAATTCTACAGTGGCATTTGACTGTGGAAAACTTACATGATCTTAGTGTGTTGTAGGTGGTGGCCAGGACATAGCTATGTGGTTGCTTAagtgttttaatggttttaagttTTTGCTATAAGGGTGTCCTTttagctaaattaaaaaaaaaaaaaacctttttgtattaaacaaaaaaaacaaaaaaaacaaaaacaaattagaaACACTGCTTTGGTGACTAACTGAAATGAAGCTGAAGTTGTATTtagtattaaaattactaaagtttaaataaaaatactgaaataaaaatgtaaaaagaacaatatatatatatatatatatatatatatatatatatatatatatatatatatataatgctaaaatcacataatatacaaaaaatgagaaaactgatttaaataaaactttgtgTTTTTGCATCGCATGAATTAAAACCATGGTTCACTATCATGACCAGCGTGAATAGaaactaaaaatttaaatcattttaataatgacAGCTACTCTCAGATCACTATGCTGATGGTCATTTCTATGGTATAGTAACCAAACTGAACAAATGGATCTGATTTCATTCTAAATGTAATGTGCAATGtagtttgggtaaaaaaaaaagaaaaagaaagaaaagcatatATTGCATCTAGCACTTTAATCTTGCAATGGTGAAACATCTGAGGCTATTATCATAGTACGTCAGTGGTTCAGAATATTTCATCACGTTTGAGTTTATTCCTGTTTCTCATGACACTAACCTGCAAGTTAGGCCTGAACTCTCTTTTCCTCCTGATCCGTTTGAAGATCTCTGTCAGTTCATCTTGTTTGGCCTCCTCTAGGCTGGCCTGGGAGGACAGACGGGCCCGGGCTCCTGAAGCTGTGGCACAGGGAGCTGGGGCTTGGGCTTGGGCTGGGGCTGGGGCTGCAGCGGCTGCCGCCCCTGGGGTGTCCTGTCCAGGCAGAGGAGTGTCAACCATGGGGTCATCCACATGCTCAATCAGCCATTCCATAGCCTGGGTCACCGACATGCTGCAGGATGAGTGATTAGTTATTTAATCCACTGAGAGTTGACACACACCCATGATGTTATGTTTGCTAATTTGATTATTCGTATTCAAAAACATTACATCATATTATCCTATAATGACTGAAATGGTACTTCAAATTTACACCAAGTTATTTGCTCTCTTAGACTTCATGAAATAAAGGAAATGCACTATTCACAGGCATATTTATCACCCAAGAATAAAGAGTACTCACTGGTTTAAGCGCAGAGCCTTCACAGCACGACTCTCAGGGAAGCCCATCTCAGTCAGCTGCTGCAGGGCCGTTTCATCCACACggtcctcctcatcctcatccagCATGGCTGCCAGATAGGAGGAATACAAAGAATAATCACTCAGCAAAATGATATTTACATCTGCACACTAACTAGTCGGACATGTCCCATGAGAACCATGTTTCACCACAGTTTAAAGAGATTTAATGTATATAGGGTTCTATTCATATATCCTTAGCTTACCATTGGCCTTTTTGAAGAGCTCAACAGCATCTGGATTCAAAGCCAGCAGCTTCTGAGCCACCTCAATAAGTGAGACCAGAATCTTCCTCAGCTCTGTTTGAAACTGATGGAAACAATAAAACGTAAAACAATATATTCAAAGCAATTGCAACGCAGAAATGTCTAACTGAACTGACTGCAGGCACGCACATCTCTGATACTGTGTTGAGTTACAGTGCGGTCAGTGTTACGAGTGGACAGGCTTGCTGTGGCTTTGAGGATGGCCTCCTTATCTGGTGCTTTGTTCTCTTGCTTCTTCTGTCAACAAGCACAAAGACTGATCAGTTTTGAAGAATCAAAGCAATGgacattattaatttaaaatacacccccccccccaaaaaaaaaaaaaaaaaaaaaaaaaaactgtcaacagATACCTTCTCTTCAGAAGATATGTCGGCCATTTTTGGTGGAGCCGGTGGAGGTCTTTTCTTTATCAATAATAAGCAGTCTAGAAAACAAACAATAATGAATCAGGATTAGTGTCTTTTAGAATCTGATTTTAAATACAAAGAACATCTGCAAAACATGATGACTACATCctagatcagtggttcttaaCCAGGGGCTATGACCCAGCAGGGGGCATTAGCAAGCTTTCAAAGCGCCCTCaagattattaaattattcaaatcaTCCTGAAAGAAAATTGCAATAATCTTTTTTCACTATTGTGACATATATCCAAGTAAAACAGCTTCTCACACaagaaaatttttttatttgattaaatattacaaGAGTACaccaatttcttttctttttttatggatgATTTATAATCTTCCacagaaaaaaatcaaaacaatccagTTTAATTTAATGGtgaagacaaaataaatgtttttccagtttaatttaaagacaaaaaaagcattaaaatcagctaaaactattaaaaataaatatatgtcttATTTCAATTCACAccctcaaaatatattttatggcgAAAAACATGGATATATGACAAAATCATATAAATTACTAAGATTTTACTAAAACCCAATGGGATTTTTTTGTGTTgaatataaaatagtaaatacgATACaaattgtgagattttttttataattatacttaATCCTTATCCAGTAAAATCACTAAAAAACGGAAAACTCACAGGGGGGCCTTTGAATATTGCTGTGGAAAATGCAACAACAAAGAACAACCAGATGCTTCAGAAAGTTGATATACCTTTGTCTTTAATATTTTCCTCAGCAACAGTTTTGGATTCCGTGAGAATTCTCTCAGTGGCAGCATGAATGAGTTTGTGATGTGTAAGAGTTTTAGGATCCTCTAGACTTCCATGGACATACTGTAAGAGAAGAAAAACGCCAATAAAGtcgacccactttatattaagtgtctttAAATATTATGTACTAAGactgaaatatataataattagatACAATGTTCTTATTGAATACTTGTTTTAAACACTATCAATAATTTACAATCTCATCCAAACCCTTACACCACGTCCCATTCTTAAACCTAACATTAACCAATTCCacttcaatagcagcaaaagttcTGCTATCTTACGAATCATGAGCTCAGCCCACTCACAGTAAAGTCTAGTACTGTGCTAGTTAGTACCACAGTACAGTTTGTGTCAGTTGTTATCATGGTATATTGATATACACCTTGGTACTGAATAATTAATGTATCCTGCTTTTTACATGATACCACAAGGTACATCAAAGAACACTATGGTATTGTCATTATAAATCTCCAGAAAACTTAGTATAATTGTGACATTATTCACAGGGTGATACCATGGTACACAATGCACACTGTAGCTGGGACACTGCTTGACTTAGTCTGTGGCGATGCCACCTGCTAAAATGATTACCAACACATTCACAACCTTAAAGACATGAAATGTGCAAGTATCATCCTCACAGAACCTATGAATGGCTGTCAAGGTGCCTTGAGCTGCACAGATCTGAGTACTTGTCATATATACTGTGAGCAAAAAGAGGCTGTGCACAAGTTAATGTCAGCTCTACACTGTAAACCAAGCAAGCAGTGTGGCACTGGTAGATACAGTACAGCCGCTGAGACGAAGGTGACGGACCAGCTTGATGAATTATAAATAGCACCGTCGACTCGTCTGCTAGTTACTAAAAATACTAGGCAATGACTCTGAGAATCCAGCGGGCCTGTCCTGTCTGGGTTGGCTAACAGTGCCAGCTAACCGATGGCAGACCTACATGCTTTAAGCATTTCTCCTTTAGTTTCTCTAGAGTGGTATCTTCCGTGACTTCCTCCAGCCACTCGGTGCCCTCCATGGTACAGATGTGAACCTTCAGGACTTTGCCAGCAAAGATCTTCTCCTCCTGAACGAACAttgtagcagcagcagcagtagcagCGGCGGCAGGACCGCAGCGCACCCCGTTGAAGACGCTCCGCGAGCCCGCTGTCTACAGCCCGGAAAGCCGCCCTCTTCTCCGCCTAAACCTGCCCTGGCAACAGACACGGCCTCACGGTCTCATTCGGACATTTTTAAGTCGTTCAATCTGTCCTTCCCGCCCACTCCGTAGGGCTGATATATTTTCGCTGGGACAGAGAGGTTTGCTCACTCGCAGCTGTAACGGAGACGCTCGCTCCGTTGACACCTGAACGACAGCAGTCGGTGAAGCGCAGCAGTGCGCGTGCGTGCTGTCGCGGACTCTGATTGGTGGAAGAAGGCAAACACGCAGACGCTTCGTGCTGCAGACTCTCAAAACAGCCTCGGATGGGAGCGGCAATCCCTAAAGCTTGAGGAACATCGCTCTGCCATTGAAAACTACGGGATGCTTTCATCTGTactttgagaaaataaataaataaatgtaataacgaaaattctgattctgattattaaAATTGATCTGTATATGTTCTGTATTATAGATCAGTGAAtaggacagaaaaaaagaaagacagaaaataaacagtaatagtgtaaacgtaaaaaaatatcatacacgttttaaaataacatatgtatatatttatataccgtACATCCCAGTTACccaatgacattttaataaaaagttaaccGATATTATTAGCATTTTGGTAGAATAATTATTATCCTGAGTCAGGTGCAAGTCAGTTTTAAATGCTTCATACGAGAATTGTGTTTTTTGTAATTCTTGTTAATTCTTGCTCCGTTTACATTAAAATTCAAAAGGGTCGACACAAGGTTATTAAGATTTCGTCAttacttattatttaattaatattatatctgACAAACTGTTGGTTTAAAAATCTGGAAAACACTATGAATGTTTTATTATGTCAGAATAATCTaaatttttatacacacacacacacacacacacacacacatatatatatatatatatatatatatatatatatatatatatatatatatatatatatatatatatatatatatatatatatatatatatatatatatacaaaactagACACCAACAATCACTACGAGCTATAAACTTTTATCTTCCACGTCAATAGGTGGCGATGTTGTACATGTCCCCCCGTAGTAAAACTGCTCTGTGCCATACAGAAGGAGAGACACTACTGACTCAGGTTTAGGATCTAGATCTACATTATACtatttactgtctatgattatACTGTGTGTGGATGGGTCCGATGGGAGTATTCTGAGGAGCTAGTTGTGAGTGAGGGGAGCTGATCACGCAGCGCTACGTGAGCATATGATCTGACTGTGATCTCACTGTGTGTGCCGTAGAATGGAGAGAATATGAAACAGCCACCAACATTGTTTTTCTTTCCCTTCTCAAATTTCAGACTCAGTAGGTGGCGATAATGCTCCTAAGAAACTATTCGCCATTAAACAAGAAGAAGGAGAGCCATTTGGGATCTTAGTAGCATACTATTTGTTAGATAACAGTTACAGTAATGAATTATGATTTATGGCATAATATGTGATATTAACCATAATTAAACGAAACATTTACTGAGAACAGAGTTTACTTTCAGCAGTATTCATCTCTTTTCCTCTCCTACACACCGTGTAAAGTTGAGCTCAGGTATTTAGCAATAACAGTGCAGGATAGTTCACGTCTCTGATCAAGCTGAATCTGGAAGTTATCATGTCGAAACACAGGACGAAAAAGCTCATCATTGAAGATGGTATGTGTCAGCCTACTTGTCTTATGTTCTTTCTATACTGCATCATCATGTCTGCCTTGAATATGCCTTATAGGTTTTTATATAAAACCTTCTGGGCTTGAAATCTTCATTTATAATGTCCTGTACAAATCTGCTTTCAGATGAGCCAAAGCAGGATGAGCTGAATCCATTTTCTTTCAAGGAATTTGTCAGAAACAAAAACCAcaacccctgtcctacagaggcCACAGAGGTGAGAAACAACATGAGAAAGATTGTAAAGTTTAGTAGATTACACGACTTTTGACTGATGTCCCTACTTTAATGTCCCTTTAAAGACATAACATATATGAACGTAAAACTTGCcagtaaataaaattaagtttatGCAGAATTTAATTGTTGGTAGATTCTTGTcttgttttcatatatatatatatatatatatatatatatatatatatatgtgtatgtaatatttcatatatgtTTGATTTTCCGAAGGTGTGTGGTGGAGCATTCCATGTCGAACAGGACTATAACAACTCCATAGATTTTGCCACGAAGGGGCCGTTCTTCTCAGATCCTTCTGCACTCGAACCTGAGGAAACATGGATTGAAAGCTGCCAGCCATCAGCCCTTGATGGTTCCCATGACTTCGAACTATGTGGTACTTTAGACCTCGGTGCTTACTCTGAGCAGTCATCTCTGTGCAGTGATGAGAGGGAAGCAAATGTAACTGAATGGGAACTGGAGGATTCTGACTTCCTGCCAAATAACAACTTAGCTAGAAGAAGCACAGGAAGCTATGAGGGTGATGAAGAGACTTCAGTGATTGACATTTCCTTCCATCCGAAGAGGAGTAATGCTGAAAATGGAACAAAGAATCCCCAACAGGTATGTTTTGTGAATTGTAAATGGTGTCATTATAGTTGGTGCAATGCTGCTTttcaaaaaatgaatgtttttaaatgtgttttatgtgttttagcTTAGAGAAGAGAATTCTCTACTCAGAAAGCAAGTCAAAGAACTCCTTAGAAGGTCAGAATCTGACTCCAAAAGGTAGGCTTCTACTTTACACAGGTAATTAAAGATTAGCTTACCCACAAGTGAATATTCACT includes the following:
- the ubac1 gene encoding ubiquitin-associated domain-containing protein 1; protein product: MFVQEEKIFAGKVLKVHICTMEGTEWLEEVTEDTTLEKLKEKCLKHYVHGSLEDPKTLTHHKLIHAATERILTESKTVAEENIKDKDCLLLIKKRPPPAPPKMADISSEEKKKQENKAPDKEAILKATASLSTRNTDRTVTQHSIRDFQTELRKILVSLIEVAQKLLALNPDAVELFKKANAMLDEDEEDRVDETALQQLTEMGFPESRAVKALRLNHMSVTQAMEWLIEHVDDPMVDTPLPGQDTPGAAAAAAPAPAQAQAPAPCATASGARARLSSQASLEEAKQDELTEIFKRIRRKREFRPNLQAVSGLMEMGFDEKEVIDALRVNNNQQEAACEWLLGDRKPTPEDLDKGIDTNSPLFQAILENPVVQLGLTNPKTLLAFEDMLENPLNSTQWMNDPETGPVMLQISRIFQTLNRT
- the entr1 gene encoding endosome-associated-trafficking regulator 1, producing the protein MSKHRTKKLIIEDDEPKQDELNPFSFKEFVRNKNHNPCPTEATEVCGGAFHVEQDYNNSIDFATKGPFFSDPSALEPEETWIESCQPSALDGSHDFELCGTLDLGAYSEQSSLCSDEREANVTEWELEDSDFLPNNNLARRSTGSYEGDEETSVIDISFHPKRSNAENGTKNPQQLREENSLLRKQVKELLRRSESDSKRIKQLTDELHSKKLQEEREAKALETMVQSVEQNLQLMTKRAVKAENSISKLKQEVQQLQGQLEGYKSENERLRSGEATALTTMRHNAQVASEYLNKAAQDAETSIKQLLSGRETLCYVSQLLTSIDRITEIHD